A window of the Streptomyces sp. Ag109_O5-10 genome harbors these coding sequences:
- a CDS encoding carboxylesterase/lipase family protein, producing MITNESLEPREPVSAAEGPVVRTAAGAVRGVREDGLAVFRGIPFAEPPVGAARFAAPRPARPWEGTREAYAFGPPPPQDLGIQGRTGVLEAPEGDDWLTVNVWTPAPDPAARRPVMVWIYGGAYKLGHSGSPGYDARHIARDGDVVVVSLNYRVGMEGFAQIEGAPANRGLLDQVAALEWVRENITAFGGDPDQVTVFGESAGAGSVASLLAMDRARGLFRRAIAQSVPGTFFSLDLAEDIGRTLAAEAGLRPTAADLATTDPRRLTEAGQALGAKMPQYVDRWGRIAPTVTPFSPVVDGEVLPSTPWQALAAGSARDVDLLVGHNRDEFRLFLVMSGMYGKITEEQATGALRLFAPGGAAGDHAYRAAHPDASPSELYERVQTDWLFAIPSLRLAEAQTAGGGRAHLYELTWGAPGNGGLLGACHGLDIPLLFGTFEADLANLLWAGAGITPEAEALSARFRTAWTSFARTGDPGWPAYDPEARTTQVLDAAPTVTAYPEETSRRLWEGYEFGPSPLLG from the coding sequence ATGATCACGAACGAGTCCCTCGAACCCCGCGAGCCGGTTTCCGCCGCCGAGGGCCCCGTCGTGCGCACCGCCGCCGGTGCCGTGCGCGGGGTGCGGGAGGACGGCCTGGCGGTCTTCCGGGGGATACCGTTCGCCGAACCCCCGGTGGGAGCCGCCAGGTTCGCGGCGCCGCGCCCGGCACGGCCGTGGGAGGGCACGCGTGAGGCGTACGCCTTCGGCCCGCCGCCCCCGCAGGACCTGGGCATCCAGGGCCGCACGGGCGTCCTGGAGGCCCCCGAGGGCGACGACTGGCTGACGGTGAACGTGTGGACGCCCGCCCCGGACCCGGCCGCCAGGCGCCCGGTGATGGTGTGGATCTACGGCGGTGCCTACAAGCTGGGCCACTCCGGCAGCCCCGGGTACGACGCCCGGCACATCGCCCGGGACGGCGACGTGGTCGTGGTCTCCCTCAACTACCGCGTCGGCATGGAGGGTTTCGCCCAGATCGAGGGGGCGCCCGCCAACCGGGGCCTGCTGGACCAGGTGGCGGCGCTGGAGTGGGTGCGGGAGAACATCACGGCGTTCGGCGGCGACCCGGACCAGGTCACGGTCTTCGGTGAGTCCGCGGGCGCCGGGTCGGTGGCGTCCCTGCTGGCGATGGACAGGGCGCGCGGGCTGTTCCGGCGGGCGATCGCCCAGAGCGTCCCGGGCACGTTCTTCTCCCTCGACCTGGCCGAGGACATCGGCAGGACCCTCGCCGCCGAGGCCGGCCTGCGCCCCACGGCGGCCGACCTGGCGACGACCGATCCGCGCCGGCTGACCGAGGCCGGGCAGGCGCTCGGCGCCAAGATGCCTCAGTACGTGGACCGCTGGGGCCGGATCGCGCCGACGGTCACCCCGTTCTCGCCGGTGGTCGACGGCGAGGTGCTCCCCTCCACCCCCTGGCAGGCCCTGGCCGCCGGCTCCGCGCGCGACGTGGACCTCCTCGTCGGTCACAACCGGGACGAGTTCCGCCTGTTCCTCGTCATGAGCGGGATGTACGGCAAGATCACGGAGGAGCAGGCGACCGGTGCCCTGCGCCTGTTCGCACCGGGCGGCGCGGCGGGCGACCACGCCTACCGCGCGGCCCACCCCGACGCCTCGCCGAGCGAGCTGTACGAACGGGTCCAGACCGACTGGCTGTTCGCCATACCGTCGCTGCGCCTCGCGGAGGCACAGACCGCGGGCGGCGGCCGGGCCCACCTCTACGAGCTGACCTGGGGTGCCCCGGGCAACGGCGGCCTCCTCGGCGCCTGTCACGGCCTGGACATCCCGCTCCTGTTCGGCACCTTCGAGGCGGACCTCGCCAACCTCCTCTGGGCCGGCGCCGGCATCACCCCCGAGGCCGAGGCCCTCTCCGCCCGCTTCCGCACCGCGTGGACGTCCTTCGCCAGGACCGGGGACCCGGGCTGGCCGGCCTACGACCCCGAGGCCCGCACCACACAGGTCCTGGACGCGGCACCGACGGTGACGGCCTACCCGGAGGAGACGAGCAGGCGGCTGTGGGAGGGGTACGAGTTCGGCCCGTCACCGCTGCTCGGCTGA
- a CDS encoding SDR family NAD(P)-dependent oxidoreductase, translated as MRIDLTGRTALVTGSTQGIGAAIAVGLARAGARVGVNGRDAKRVEESVARLAVQAPGAAFVPVAADVTGEEGARRAAEALPRVDILVNNLGIFGAEDPLRITDDEWRRYFEVNVLAGVRLTRLFLPGMTERGWGRVQYIASDSAVAIPAEMIHYGMSKTALLAVGRGFAKQAAGTGVTVNSVIAGPTHTGGVEDFVYQLVDRDLPWDEAQRVFMREHRPQSLLQRLIEPEEIANMVVYLSSDQASATTGGALRVDGGYVDAILP; from the coding sequence ATGAGGATCGATCTGACAGGGCGCACGGCGCTGGTCACCGGCTCCACGCAGGGCATCGGCGCGGCGATCGCCGTCGGCCTGGCCCGGGCCGGGGCCCGGGTGGGGGTCAACGGCCGGGACGCCAAGCGCGTCGAGGAGAGCGTGGCCCGGCTGGCGGTGCAGGCGCCCGGGGCCGCCTTCGTGCCGGTCGCCGCGGACGTGACCGGCGAGGAGGGGGCCCGGCGGGCGGCGGAGGCGCTGCCCCGGGTGGACATCCTCGTCAACAACCTGGGGATCTTCGGCGCCGAGGACCCGCTGCGGATCACCGACGACGAGTGGCGGCGCTACTTCGAGGTGAACGTCCTGGCCGGGGTGCGGCTGACCCGCCTCTTCCTGCCCGGCATGACCGAACGCGGCTGGGGACGCGTCCAGTACATCGCCAGCGACTCGGCGGTCGCCATCCCCGCGGAGATGATCCACTACGGCATGTCGAAGACCGCGCTGCTCGCGGTGGGCCGCGGCTTCGCCAAGCAGGCGGCCGGCACCGGTGTCACGGTGAACTCCGTGATCGCCGGACCCACCCACACCGGAGGCGTCGAGGACTTCGTCTACCAGCTCGTCGACCGCGACCTGCCCTGGGACGAGGCCCAGCGCGTCTTCATGCGCGAGCACCGGCCGCAGTCGCTGCTGCAGCGCCTGATCGAGCCGGAGGAGATCGCCAACATGGTCGTCTACCTCAGCTCCGACCAGGCCTCGGCCACCACCGGCGGCGCCCTGCGGGTGGACGGCGGCTACGTCGACGCCATCCTGCCGTGA
- a CDS encoding helix-turn-helix domain-containing GNAT family N-acetyltransferase, translating into MDEAQAQIDQVRRFNRTVTERVGVLHDRYLGRDRPIGEARLLWEIGGQGQDVRRLRERLGLDSGYVSRLLRSLEADGLVAVEPQPQDRRVRTVRLTEKGRAERALLDGRSDELAGSMLQPLNAGQRARLVAAMAEVDRLLTAGTVTLDVIDPDHPDARHCLLAYFAELQERFDTGFDPARSLLPDAGELRPPRGLFLVARLHGEPVGCAGVKLPSGAPAEIKRMWVAPQARRLGLARRFLTELETQAARHGYDTLRLDTNKTLDSAINLYHSYGFQEVPAFNDEPYAHHWFEKRIAAAPPE; encoded by the coding sequence ATGGATGAGGCGCAGGCGCAGATCGACCAAGTACGGCGATTCAACCGGACCGTCACCGAACGCGTGGGCGTGCTCCACGACCGGTACCTGGGCCGCGACCGGCCGATCGGCGAGGCCCGGCTGCTCTGGGAGATCGGCGGGCAGGGCCAGGACGTGCGGCGGCTGCGGGAGCGGCTCGGGCTCGACTCCGGGTACGTCAGCCGGCTGCTGCGGTCCCTGGAGGCGGACGGCCTGGTGGCGGTGGAACCGCAGCCCCAGGACAGGCGCGTGCGTACCGTGCGGCTGACCGAGAAGGGGCGCGCGGAGCGCGCCCTCCTCGACGGCCGCAGCGACGAACTGGCCGGTTCGATGCTCCAGCCGCTCAACGCCGGACAGCGCGCCCGGCTGGTCGCGGCCATGGCCGAGGTCGACCGGCTGCTGACCGCCGGGACGGTCACCCTGGACGTGATCGACCCCGACCATCCCGACGCGCGGCACTGCCTGCTGGCCTACTTCGCCGAGTTGCAGGAGCGCTTCGACACCGGCTTCGACCCCGCGCGCAGCCTGCTGCCCGACGCGGGCGAGCTCCGGCCGCCGCGCGGCCTGTTCCTGGTCGCCCGGCTGCACGGCGAACCCGTCGGCTGTGCCGGGGTGAAACTGCCGTCCGGGGCTCCGGCGGAGATCAAGCGCATGTGGGTCGCGCCCCAGGCGCGCCGGCTCGGCCTCGCCCGCCGGTTCCTGACCGAGCTGGAGACACAGGCCGCCCGGCACGGCTACGACACCCTGCGCCTGGACACCAACAAAACGCTCGACTCCGCGATCAACCTGTACCACTCCTACGGCTTCCAGGAGGTCCCCGCCTTCAACGACGAGCCGTACGCCCACCACTGGTTCGAGAAGCGGATCGCCGCGGCGCCGCCGGAGTGA
- a CDS encoding SH3-like domain-containing protein: MTHGQLLLARRAFALAILSSRIASGGVNTDAFRHALKRLDRAAYFDDGYYGRRLNGGELTLDDNAVLSPDDVTARAQTLARRPRGHDHGS, from the coding sequence GTGACCCATGGGCAGCTTCTTCTCGCGCGCCGGGCCTTCGCGCTGGCGATCCTTTCGAGCCGTATCGCGTCCGGCGGCGTCAACACGGACGCCTTCCGGCACGCCCTGAAGCGCCTGGACCGGGCGGCCTACTTCGACGACGGCTACTACGGCCGCCGGCTCAACGGCGGCGAGCTGACGCTCGACGACAACGCCGTCCTCTCCCCGGACGACGTCACCGCCCGCGCCCAGACCCTGGCGCGGCGCCCCCGGGGCCACGACCACGGCTCTTGA
- a CDS encoding DUF397 domain-containing protein, which yields MRNSPDSQLNWRKSTYSGGNDNCLEVAAAHPTLIPVRDSKTAPHGPTLTFLPDTWSAFVDGVKSRGRGPGGAAPGSGRGR from the coding sequence ATGAGGAACAGCCCTGACAGCCAACTGAACTGGCGCAAGTCGACGTACAGCGGTGGCAACGACAACTGCCTCGAAGTAGCCGCCGCCCACCCCACTCTCATCCCCGTCCGCGACTCCAAAACCGCCCCCCACGGCCCCACCCTCACGTTCCTCCCGGACACCTGGTCGGCCTTCGTCGACGGCGTCAAGAGCCGTGGTCGTGGCCCCGGGGGCGCCGCGCCAGGGTCTGGGCGCGGGCGGTGA
- a CDS encoding helix-turn-helix transcriptional regulator, which produces MSGPKDLDPSSSPRALLGAELRHAREQKGLSQAELGQRVFVSGSFIGQLEAGTRRMQPEYAQLLDEVLETGGFFTRNCRAAAKSKYERPFEEVAEAEALATAIRQYAPLLIPGLLQTRPYARAVDRVWAPMAPEETIEEWTEGRMERARLLDDPTRPVLWAVLDEAALHRRVGGPTVMAEALRHVADLAHRNRIIVQVLPFSAGGHAAMQGALKLMEFTDAPPLAYCEGVRSGRMDDDPATVTQLRFVFDLLVASALSQEQSLALVESLAQDYTHEEQP; this is translated from the coding sequence ATGTCAGGACCAAAGGACCTGGACCCGTCGTCGTCGCCGCGCGCCCTGCTGGGGGCGGAGTTACGCCATGCGCGGGAGCAGAAGGGGCTGAGCCAGGCCGAGTTGGGTCAGCGCGTTTTCGTGAGCGGCTCGTTCATCGGGCAGCTGGAGGCGGGGACGCGGCGGATGCAGCCGGAGTACGCACAGTTGCTGGACGAAGTCCTGGAGACAGGAGGCTTCTTCACGCGGAACTGCAGGGCGGCGGCAAAGTCGAAGTATGAGCGACCCTTCGAGGAGGTTGCGGAAGCAGAGGCTCTTGCCACGGCAATCAGGCAATACGCACCGCTCCTGATCCCCGGACTCCTGCAGACGCGCCCCTACGCCCGGGCAGTGGACCGGGTGTGGGCGCCGATGGCACCGGAAGAGACCATCGAGGAGTGGACAGAAGGCCGTATGGAGCGGGCCCGACTGCTCGACGACCCAACAAGGCCGGTGTTGTGGGCGGTCCTTGACGAGGCAGCTCTACACAGAAGGGTTGGCGGTCCGACGGTGATGGCAGAGGCTCTACGGCATGTCGCCGACCTGGCCCACCGCAATCGGATCATCGTGCAGGTACTGCCGTTCAGCGCAGGCGGGCACGCGGCAATGCAGGGTGCCCTGAAGCTGATGGAATTCACGGACGCCCCTCCGCTTGCCTACTGCGAGGGGGTGCGTAGCGGACGTATGGACGACGACCCGGCCACCGTCACCCAACTGAGGTTCGTGTTCGATCTCCTCGTGGCCTCCGCGCTCTCGCAGGAGCAGTCCCTGGCTCTTGTGGAGTCATTGGCTCAGGATTACACCCATGAGGAACAGCCCTGA
- a CDS encoding aminoglycoside phosphotransferase family protein: protein MTLHEDEVPVDETLIRQLLAAQRPEWAGLPLSRVGAGTDNTMYRLGDDLLVRLPRTVAKGRALRKEQEWLPRLAPSLSYPVPEPVHAGLPTGGYPARWSVYRWIDGDEAGPDTVRNWAAFGADLAAVVRELHGIGLMGAARADDLSWYRGGSLRDCADWVGTYFGECRAVAGDELDVATLERLWQAALALPEPRGPHVWLHGDLKPTNLLVRQGRLHAVIDFGSLSVGHPDAEHSVLWDLPQDARGAYRDAMGIDDPTWTRARAWAIAVGVSGVAYYWRTFPAFVAECLARLRAILSDAAAR from the coding sequence GTGACTCTGCATGAGGACGAGGTTCCGGTCGACGAGACGCTGATCCGTCAGCTGCTGGCGGCTCAGCGCCCGGAGTGGGCCGGTCTGCCGTTGTCGCGTGTCGGAGCGGGTACGGATAACACCATGTACCGGCTGGGCGATGACCTGCTGGTGCGTCTGCCCCGGACCGTGGCGAAGGGCCGGGCGCTGCGGAAGGAGCAGGAGTGGCTGCCGCGCCTGGCACCCTCTCTTTCGTACCCCGTTCCCGAGCCCGTCCACGCCGGGCTGCCCACCGGCGGCTACCCGGCCCGCTGGTCGGTCTACCGGTGGATCGACGGTGACGAGGCCGGTCCGGACACCGTCCGGAACTGGGCCGCCTTCGGCGCCGACCTGGCGGCCGTCGTGCGGGAGCTGCACGGCATCGGCCTCATGGGGGCGGCGCGCGCGGACGACCTGAGCTGGTACCGCGGAGGCAGCCTGCGGGATTGTGCCGACTGGGTCGGTACGTATTTCGGGGAATGCCGTGCGGTCGCCGGGGACGAACTCGATGTCGCGACCCTGGAGCGGCTGTGGCAGGCAGCGCTCGCGCTGCCCGAGCCCCGGGGACCGCACGTGTGGCTGCACGGCGACCTCAAGCCCACCAACCTCCTGGTCCGGCAGGGCAGGCTGCACGCGGTCATCGACTTCGGGTCTCTCTCGGTCGGCCATCCGGACGCCGAGCACTCCGTGCTCTGGGACCTGCCGCAGGACGCCCGGGGTGCCTATCGGGACGCCATGGGCATCGACGATCCCACCTGGACGCGGGCCCGTGCCTGGGCGATCGCCGTCGGGGTCAGCGGAGTCGCCTACTACTGGCGGACCTTCCCCGCCTTCGTCGCCGAATGTCTGGCGCGGCTCCGGGCGATCCTCTCGGACGCCGCCGCGCGGTGA
- a CDS encoding PTS transporter subunit EIIC yields the protein MQRSSYDTAAALLPLVGGPGNVTSVAHCMTRLRLGIADRERVDAEAVRAVPGVLGVVADGDTLQVVIGPGAVVAVTAEFESLLGTAATARRAPDDDRPDAFEPGGPAPDGLRAPTGRGEPREQPRRAHTRGRRPDHDAVALAARGAELKAARARRNATPLKTALRRVADVFVPLIPALIGCGVLAGLNGLLVNAGWLPWLTPALAAVASGFMALISVFVGYNTAKVFGGTPVLGGAVAAVVVYPGVAKVTAFGVALAPGQGGVLGALAAALLAVGVERWCRGRVPDALDVLLTPTVTVLVAGLATLYGLMYAAGLVSSAIGTAANWLLATTGPLAGLVLGGLFLPLVMLGLHQALIPIHTTLIQQQGYTVLLPLLAMAGAGQVGAALAVYARLRHDTQLRTTIRSALPAGLLGVGEPLIYGVSLPLGRPFLTACAGGAAGGAFVGFFAVLGDRVGATAIGPSGWALFPLLTGNRGPALAAAIYAGGLLTGYAVGFLATYAGFSGAGAPGDPSPRRSG from the coding sequence GTGCAGAGATCGTCGTACGACACCGCCGCCGCGCTGCTGCCCCTGGTCGGCGGCCCCGGGAACGTCACCTCCGTCGCCCACTGCATGACCCGGTTGCGGCTGGGCATCGCCGACCGGGAGCGGGTCGACGCGGAGGCGGTGCGGGCGGTGCCCGGGGTGCTGGGGGTGGTGGCCGACGGCGACACCCTCCAGGTGGTGATCGGCCCGGGCGCGGTGGTGGCGGTGACCGCCGAGTTCGAAAGTCTGCTGGGCACCGCCGCAACCGCCCGTCGCGCACCGGACGACGACCGGCCGGACGCCTTCGAGCCGGGCGGCCCGGCTCCGGACGGCCTCCGCGCCCCCACGGGGCGCGGGGAACCGCGCGAGCAACCACGACGCGCCCACACGCGAGGACGCCGGCCCGATCACGACGCCGTGGCCCTCGCCGCCCGCGGCGCCGAACTGAAGGCCGCCCGCGCCCGGCGCAACGCGACCCCCCTCAAGACCGCCCTGCGCCGCGTCGCCGACGTCTTCGTGCCGCTCATCCCCGCCCTGATCGGCTGCGGGGTCCTGGCCGGCCTCAACGGGCTCCTCGTGAACGCGGGCTGGCTGCCCTGGCTGACCCCCGCCCTCGCCGCCGTCGCCTCCGGCTTCATGGCGCTGATCAGCGTCTTCGTCGGATACAACACGGCGAAGGTGTTCGGCGGGACGCCCGTGCTCGGGGGCGCGGTCGCGGCGGTCGTCGTCTATCCGGGCGTCGCGAAGGTGACGGCCTTCGGAGTGGCGCTCGCGCCCGGCCAGGGCGGGGTCCTCGGGGCCCTGGCGGCGGCCCTGCTCGCCGTCGGCGTCGAGAGGTGGTGCCGGGGGCGCGTCCCGGACGCCCTCGACGTGCTCCTCACCCCCACGGTCACCGTCCTCGTCGCGGGCCTCGCCACGCTCTACGGCCTCATGTACGCGGCCGGTCTCGTCTCGTCCGCCATCGGCACCGCGGCGAACTGGCTGCTCGCCACCACGGGACCCCTCGCCGGACTCGTCCTCGGCGGGCTCTTCCTGCCCCTCGTCATGCTGGGCCTGCACCAGGCCCTGATCCCCATCCACACCACCCTCATCCAGCAGCAGGGCTACACCGTCCTGCTCCCCCTCCTCGCCATGGCGGGCGCGGGCCAGGTGGGCGCCGCCCTCGCCGTCTACGCCCGCCTCCGCCACGACACGCAGCTCCGGACGACGATCAGATCGGCGCTCCCGGCGGGCCTGCTGGGCGTCGGCGAACCCCTCATCTACGGCGTCTCGCTCCCCCTCGGCCGCCCCTTCCTCACCGCCTGCGCGGGCGGGGCGGCGGGCGGCGCCTTCGTCGGCTTCTTCGCGGTGCTCGGCGACCGGGTGGGCGCCACCGCCATCGGCCCCTCGGGCTGGGCCCTGTTCCCCCTTCTCACGGGGAACAGGGGCCCGGCCCTGGCGGCGGCGATCTACGCGGGCGGCCTGCTGACCGGCTACGCCGTCGGCTTCCTGGCGACGTACGCCGGCTTCAGCGGGGCAGGTGCTCCGGGTGACCCGTCACCTCGGCGATCCGGGTGA
- the murQ gene encoding N-acetylmuramic acid 6-phosphate etherase, with protein sequence MTTEHRSLRSELETLTTEAFRPELAEIDTLPTLDIARLMNGEDAAVAGAVALRLPQISAAIDGIAARMAQGGRLVYAGAGTAGRLGILDASECPPTFNTRPGQVVGVIAGGPSAMVTSVEGAEDSAELARTDIDTLGIGPADSVVGVSASGRTPYAVGAVEHARALGALTVGLSCNAGSALAAAAEHGIEVVVGPELLTGSTRLKAGTAQKLVLNMLSTITMIRLGKTYGNLMVDVRASNEKLRARSRRIVALATGAPDDEIEAALTATDGEVKPAVLVILAGVDGPTAARLLEESGGHLRAALTATGG encoded by the coding sequence ATGACCACCGAACACCGCTCACTCCGCAGCGAGCTGGAAACGCTCACCACCGAGGCCTTCCGGCCGGAGCTCGCCGAGATCGACACGCTGCCCACCCTCGACATCGCGCGCCTGATGAACGGTGAGGACGCCGCGGTGGCCGGTGCCGTGGCTCTGCGGTTGCCGCAGATCTCGGCCGCCATCGACGGCATCGCCGCCCGGATGGCCCAGGGCGGACGGCTGGTCTACGCCGGAGCCGGTACCGCCGGGCGGCTCGGGATCCTGGACGCCTCGGAGTGTCCGCCGACCTTCAACACCCGGCCCGGTCAGGTCGTCGGGGTCATCGCGGGCGGGCCCTCGGCCATGGTGACGTCCGTGGAGGGGGCCGAGGACTCGGCGGAGCTGGCCCGCACGGACATCGACACGCTCGGCATCGGCCCCGCCGACTCCGTCGTCGGCGTCTCCGCGTCCGGCCGCACCCCGTACGCCGTCGGTGCCGTCGAGCACGCCCGCGCCCTCGGCGCCCTGACCGTCGGCCTCTCCTGCAACGCAGGCAGCGCGCTCGCGGCCGCCGCCGAGCACGGGATCGAGGTCGTGGTCGGCCCAGAACTGCTCACCGGGTCCACCCGGCTCAAGGCCGGCACCGCGCAGAAGCTCGTCCTCAACATGCTGTCGACGATCACGATGATCCGGCTCGGCAAGACCTACGGGAACCTGATGGTCGACGTCCGCGCCTCGAACGAGAAGCTGCGCGCCCGTTCACGGCGGATCGTGGCGCTCGCCACGGGCGCGCCGGACGACGAGATCGAGGCGGCCCTCACCGCCACCGACGGCGAGGTCAAGCCCGCCGTCCTGGTGATCCTGGCCGGGGTCGACGGGCCCACCGCCGCCCGCCTTCTGGAGGAGTCCGGCGGCCATCTGCGCGCGGCGCTCACCGCGACGGGCGGCTGA